ATGCAGCATAGTTATTGCTAGCCAAATTAATTATAACTGTATTCGTGGCGACTCTACTCATAAAATAATAGCAAACTCTTTCTAGGTGTATAGattcgtaaaaaaaatttacgaGTTAAGAATGCGTAcacaaaattttactttgctGTGCACTGTCGGATTATAATGCATATCCGACAGAATTTGCAAGGACCTCCTTAAATATCATAAAAGTACTTATCGAAGAAGCACACCAAGGTCAGAAAGGCGGTTTTAACAGGTTAACACTAATTAGTTTTACTGCTAATTCTTTGAGTATgcagaaataaaagaaactCAAAATACAAGGTGATGCTTCTAactaaaaaagttttatggTACTTTAGACATGGAATTGAATATCAAATTCGTAGCATTGCTTGCAAAAAAGGATACTCTGAGCATAACGTTTCAAGAGTACTTATTGAAAAAGCCCGATCGCTTTCTTCAGAGTATCTTCAATTCCATcaagtaaataataaagtaaGTGTCGGCAAACAAAGTGTGAAATCAGCCTGCTACTGTTCGAGATACAATAATAATGGTAATACAAGCATACCGGACATTAAGCTTTACtcatgaaaaattaaaatctGATATAAATGATCTAACTTATATCTTTTAGGATCAATCGGCAATGACAAACGATACAGATTTAGCAAAGCGAATCGCTAGGCTTCGACGCGTTCATAATGCATATTcgaaatttaaaagtttgtCTGAGGTATGATATAAGACGAATTTGTCTCAAACTTGTAGTCAAAagctttccttttttttattactctTCCTATTTATAGTAATCGATTTAcaatggtttttttttgctaatggGTCTATAACTTAAGACTTTTGCCAGGCATTTACTGTTTATCTAAGTAAAGCTATTTGATGAGCATGTTGAAATACTTAAATAActagtttttgaaaaccttgatttaaaaaaattctaacAATTTAGCAAATAAGCGATTTGAAACAAATGGAGGCCCAAGAGTCAGATGCAGAGGTTAAAATGATGGCAGTGACTGAAATAAACGAAATAAGTAATAAAATACCAAAAAGCATAGAAGATCTTGAAAACACATTACTTCCACAAGCTGATTCATATGCTCTTCCTGCATTAATCGAAATTCGTCCTGGTGTAGGAGGAACAGAGGCCGCAATATTTGCAAATGAACTAGTGGAAATGTATTTTCAGtatgcaaattttaaaggatGGAATTGCAAATTTATATCAAAAAGTGCAGTCCAAGGACTTGAAGCGATAACGGAGGCCATCTTCTCTATTGAAGGTGAGGGAGCTTATGGTCATCTTATGTTGGAAGGAGGTGTTCATAGGGTTCAGAGGACTCCTGCTACCGAAACTAAAGGAAGAGTTCATACGAGTACTGCATCAGTAATCGTTTTACCTCAGGTGTCAAATGATGAATCCTCTTCTCTTTACGATTCATCTGAAGTTAAAATCGAAGTAATGAGATCTCGTGGAGCCGGTGGACAACACGTTAATAGAACAGAATCCGCCGTACGTTTAACACACATACCCACTGGTATCACTGTTAGCATGCAAGATTCTCGTTCTCAGCatcaaaacaaagaaaaggcATTTCTTGTACTGAATTCAAGATTGGCTGCCTTAAATGCcgcaaaagaaaatgaggCTGAAAGACTGAAACGTAAAAATCAAGTAACGTCTTCAGATCGTTCGGAAAAGCTACGAACTTATAACTTCAACCAAAATCGAGTAACTGATCATCGGATAGGTTTAAGCATGCACGATTTATCAACATTTATGCAAggtgaagaaaaatttgacgagtttttggaaaaaataagaatatGGAATCGTGAACAGTTGCTATTACACTCTGAAATAGTATAGGAATGCTAATTTAGTCTAGTAAAATAGGAAGGTACAATAATATATGGTGGTCAAACTTCTATAGagaaaaatgtttattagGTATATGCAATGAATAATGAGAAAAGAATGTGCAACATGTCATGCAAATAAGATATCCATAACTgatctttaaaaaagatcatAGGTTAACTCATAATAACATATTTTTAACTACCACTTAAACTGGAATCTCTTGAGGCGACTGCTTCGTTCACTATCTTTGCATCCTGATCAATAAAGATTGCGGCACTTTCATTGGAAGCAGAAGAATGGCTGAAATTACGTCTTGTCTTTCTAGTATTCAAGGCATACGACGATCTGATCAATGAGGTGGGCACATTTTCAAGAGTAAATTCAGATTCAGCGGGAATTTCTGAAGGTTGCAGCTCCTCAAACGAAGATCTTGGAGATTCGACAGCAGTATGAGATCGGACAGAAGAAATGGAGTCTGGTCTAGTTGGTGATACATCTGTACTCCGAGGAGTAGCAGAAGATTGATATAATACACGGTCAGAAACACGTTTGGATGAATTCAATTTTCTGagttcttcaaaaatactTGGTCCGTAAGTTAAAAGATCCTCCATGAACTTCGTTGGGTGCTTATCATGTTGAATACCCAAATTCCATGTTGCTGGACGGGAAATGCATAAAGATAAGGAGTTAGCTAAATTTATAGTAAAAGTTTCTTTATTTGGAGTAAGCGTAATCAAGCGATTTAGATGAGTAATGATGGCACTCAAAGTAGCAAGATTAACACGTCGAAGTTGGGATAAAagattttgtaaaagtCTCAACCTGTACGGCGTATCATTACTATGATTCATGTAAATTGAACGAATAAGCTCAAAAGCAGAAGAAGGAACGATGGAATCAGGGAGTTCAAGAAAGTATAGCTTCAAAACTCCTATCACAACGGAGGGAGTATACTGTGATAAAACCTCCTTTGTCACGGATGAAGAATGATTCAACGCTTCTCGAAGTTGATGTACAGAAGACAAGGGAGAATTAACAAGCCATATATTTTGACGAACTTCATCAGAGGCAAGCGTAGGATATAACAGATCTAAATAAGAAAGGATCGTACTAACGATTATGGGAACACGTTTCTTATCTCTATGAGACAAAAACTCAACGTCCACTCCAAAAATCTGATCTTTAATATCATTATAATAATCCTCATATATTTCGACACGAGGTAAAAATGGACCAGTAGCTGCAGACTCTAAAATATACCTAATGTCACTCTCAGGTTGAATTATTTCCTGATAAACAACAATCTGATCAGCCAGCAATTTCATGGAAGGCAAAAAGTTCGAAATAATTGTTGATAAAtccataaaaaaatctttataaTAAAGAACGCGATCGGTTTcacatttttgaagaaattgcaaATGATCAGCAATAGTTTCTTCCACAAGTGTGCGGCATTTATCAAGATCAACGACTGATTCGCtgtaaattttatttgcatCCAGAACTTCTCTTTTAAGACGTTGAGATTGAGTTTCTGAAGAGTAAAGCTTTCGATGACTTATATAATCAGAAAGATATTCACCAACTAATGGTAAAGCCTTGGCGTTTTCGACAAGACTATCTACACTATTCAGTCCTGCAAACTGGAAAGCCTTGTCTTTCCACTGATAATGGAAGTTGGTACTATTCACAAAACTACCTCCAACGCCCATATGACGCAAAAATCCTTGAGCTATCAAATCTTGTCCAAATGCCTCGGCTGCAACTAAAGTTGGAACAGGAAGATTTTCCTGAAGCCAAGAAACAATAATATTTCCTGAACATGTATTAGGGTAAGTACCTAAGATAGGGACGCGATAATCCTGTAAGGGTATTTCTTGTAATACTTGAGCCAAAACCTCTTTTAACTCCTCAGGCCTAAACTCCATAAAACCAAGTTGAATCAgatcatcatcattttcCAACAATGATTGCTGCTGTGGACTAGAAACTGTTGTTAAGTCAGTAATAGCCTCACTAGTAGTTTCATTGGACTCCTttgattcttcttcataatCTTCAAGGTTTCTACATTTGTTGTAGTAAGcgctttttgtttttttaagtgTATagtatttcttttcataaCTCTTTATTTGATTGGTAAGAACTTGTTGGCTGGTTTGTAACTTCTGAGAATGATCAATAGACATTTTAGAGAAAGGAGCAATAATTAGCGTTTCTAAGTCCTTGGCAATACGAATATGTTGCTTTCCTTGATTAGCAATCTCGGAGCGCAACCCTTCAAAAGCCTTGTTAGAAGTAGCACCGTCTTCTGTATTCTCTGGCTTTTTCCCTTTTAGACATTCTTTCGTTATTTCTTGAAGCTTTTCACCAAATTCCTCATTCGCTTCTTTATATAACTTCAACAAGTTTTTTACTATTCGTTGTTAGAGGAAGTCctatattaatttatttaaataccTTGCTCATTCTCTTCAACTCCATTATCCAGGCAATcgaaaagttttttcacACCAGTCGCGTAGTCTTTACTCCAAAAACCATTTGAAAAGCTCGATATCATTTCAATTCGAGACTGAAACTGTCACAACCTGTCAAGAAATATAGAGGTGGTTGACATGTCTACGCCCTTTATTACTCAACTTAAGTAAATAGCGAATTGCTACGCAGAAAAGTTTTACCCATCAAGGATGCCAAAAGTATCCAGTAAATAAGACAACAGATACGTTACTTGACACACATAAGATAGCATACCACTAATCCTTTATAAAATGTAAACTTCATTCAGTTGAATAGCAGCCTACGCTTTTACCCACTTTGTATTATTAATGCTATGGTTGGATCGATGGtacaattaaaaactacaaaattttaattaatagcTTACTGAGAAACCTTGCGTTTGCACGATGAGGTTTTGAAAAGAGAGAGTAGCGTACTTTATTGTTATAATGCCTACATGAAAACGAAAGAGAGCGTCCCGACGTTATTAAAACTATAATATCGTAAAAATGTATCACTAATGATGACAGGGTAGTTTTCATATCGATTTAGTGCGAGGATAAGGAAGTTTGAAATTGCATAATACATTCTTTTGACATTTGAAATGCTACCAAATAGTCATTTAAAACgctaaaatatttacaatttcataaaacaataaagcacttaaaatttaaaatgtCTAGCAAATTTCATGGTTATTCGTTACTCGTCagataaaacaaaaacgtTTAACACGGGCatgaaaagagaaaggCGGAACCAAAGTTAGAAACCAATACCATAAGCGTATTGCAAATGCATTCAAATTAGGGGAAATTCCCTTAATTACGACGCTTCCAAGCAATTTTAACAGGACCCAAGGGAAGAGCAACCATACTGGAATAGTCAACGTTGGGAACTTTTCCAATAAGAGTCCAGGTGTAATCGTGTACAAACTTGCTAATAATAGTGCTCAAATGCATGTAGGCAAATTGCTCACCAATGCAACGATGACGACCAGCTCCAAAGGGTAGGTATGGAGAAGCAGCACCCTTTGTAACGAGACCATAACCATAATCAATTTGCTCAGCATTTTCGTCTTCATTGACGCGGTCATTCCAGCGCTTGGGGTCAAAGTCAGTAGCATGAGTGAAGTATTCCTCTTCAGTAGCAGTTAAACCGGGAGCAGCAAGAAGATAGTTGTTGGCAGGGATAACAATCTTTGAACCAGGGACGGGTAAGTCACGTTTGACTTTACGCATATGACTGTGGATAGGGGGATGGAGTCTAAGAGTTTCTTGAATAACATAGTTGAGAAGAGGCATGTCCTTATATTGGTCAAACTTCAATTCCAAGTTTTCACCTACAACACGCTTCTGCTCTTCCCACAACATTTCAATGATTTCAGGTTTGCTACCCAAAAGAGCAAGAACCCAAACGATAGTGGCAGCAGAGGTGTGTTGACCAGCCATCAAAAGTGCAATCATCATACCAGCAATTTCATGTTCCTTCAAAGGACGGCCATCTCTATACTTGCAGCTCATCAAAGTCCAAATCATATCAGTACCAGGATTTTCAGTGCTAGAGCGACGatctttaataattttaagaTAAGTTTTTTGCATAATTTTGTGGGCTCTATCACGGCGTCTGTTTCTAGGGAGAGGTAACCAAGGGAAAACAAAGTTAACAGGGCTAAATCCTTGATCAAGGTCATGGTACAAGTCAGCGAAACCAGCGTCAAAGCCCTTGCGAACCTCAGCACCTTGTAAAGTACGAGAAGCAGTGTAAATAGTCATGACAGGCATGGTCTTCAGCAAATCAGCAACGCCTTCCTTACCAGGTCCGAAGTCAGGAGAAGTGCTGAGAAAAGCATCCATTTCGTTAAGAATGAGGGGGACATAAGAGCGGAATTGAGAGAAGCCAAGACCAGATTTGATAAACTTCTTGTGCTCCATAAAAACATGGTTGGGAATATCGTAAACGACATCTTTACCGAATACAGGGGTAGTTAAATGAGAGTAAGCTTCTTCAGCATTCAAATCAGCTAATTTACCGTTAAAGAGGAAATCATTACCTTGGACACCAAGGAAAGCGGTCATTTTACGACCCATGCAAACAAAGGTGAAAACATCACCATATTTGGCACGACACTCGCGAAAAAATACATAAGGGTCCATACCGTATGCGACAGCAGAACCTACAAAGGGTATCCAATGGAAGACAATTGGGGGGCGTTTGCTATTGCGAGAGGTAAGTTGGTTAATAATATAACCAACATACCAAGCCAATGCAATCGATAATAAAATCGAAACTAAAGAGAATGCCATCCTGacttatgaaaaaaaaagtaatgctCAAGTGGGTAAAGCaggtaaaaaataatcagacgaaaaaaataaaatcagtCAGTAAAGTAGTAAGGGGTAAGCAGATAGCAACCAAAAACGAATAAGACCAACCAAAAAACAACgacaacaacaacaaatGTGTAACAGATAAAAATAGTTCAACCCTTTGAGCTAATGCAAataaacttgaaaaagaaaaggagaaagaaaaaatgaattgatTAACACGCAGCTACGAGAACAACGAATGAaacaaatagaaaaaagcGTTAAAAACGAAATCGAAAACAGACAATaatatgaaagaaaaacaaaaaaaaattacgtTTCCTTTCACTTAACGAATGAGATTgggattttgaaaagacaattttcaaaaacaacgATCGATACAGAAATTTTAGATcttgtcttttttaaggTACTTCTACAAGTGAAGAATCGATTTATCTTCTCTTTGACACCAAATACGCTGGTTTCGACGACGATTCAAGCTAACTTGGGTCTCGCGCTGACTGATGGGAGTTGGTAGAATTATATATGCAACATAATGGCCGTGTAACCGTTTGTTTATGCTGAAAATCCGTAAAAAAACATGCTACTTGATCACTTCAAAATTACACTTTTTTATCCaatcatatttttcagATACTACCTTATTGTTCTTTCTGGTCAAGGTGAATTAGCCACTAAGCCAATGAGAAATCCAATTTTGTTACCTGAGAATAGGGCGACATCGTACGATTCGAGGGTTTGTGAGGTGAATGACTGCGGGGCTTATGTTGCGATCGAACGATGGCACGTCCATTGGACCGAGATAATACACATGTTTACCGTAGCTCGTAACGCACATTTAACAAACTACTTGCTTCTACCCTACTTTATCAcctaaaaataaaaatgtgTCAACATGTGCACGTCTACTATACCTTCTACTATTTGTTCGGTAAACCACCAACCGTGCCTCCTTATACGTCTTCTCCAAACATGTAATTGGATTCGAACAACTTTAGCTCGACAAGTCGTTTAGCTTACGAACATCCAAAAGCTTATCTAATGACCTAACTAACTCGCTCTTTTTGGTCGCATGACTTTGCATACGATTGTTtagtaataaaaacaataatcCTTTTCACACCTGTTTTTACCCATGGGAAAGCGGTTCCCAAAGTTTGTCACTTACTCCCATATTCTAATCTAGATTAAAACACATTTAGCTGCGAACATGGCACACCGGTTAATACCCAGCCATAGTTGAAATTAGTAGACAAATTGACTGAGTATCTCTTATCAAAAGTCAATACACATTTTGTTTGCGCTGACATTAAACATCGTTGCTCTTATGAATGCTatgtgtgtgtgtgtgtgtatGTGGAAATGTGTTAGTCAGTCAGTGTTTGCTTGAAATTCGCTGtgtgaaaataataaagtgaaaaataaataaaaggtTGTAAAACCGAATTCGTACAGTAAGGTGAGCGCCGACAAAAGCtcttgagaaaaaaaaaatcatgcTGCTATCAGTATTCGAGTCTTTTCGATTTCGTGGCAAAAGGAAGTTTTCCTCACATGTTTTTGTGCGACAATAGCCAACCCCATTCACTTAATTCCTTAATTTCCTCAAGGGTCAAAAAGATTAGGATAGCTGAATAACGTTTTGCATTGCATTATGTTGCAATACGATAGTAAGACATTATAGGGTATATATCATAGTTGGAAAGTGCGGATGTGCATTTTAGCAGACTACGTTATCATTCAGTAAATGTTTGGGATCTAAACTCTCATTTCTCCAAAAGATTAGAAAGCATCTACTTCTTGCATCACAACAAACTTTTAAACTCCATATTTGTTCAAactaattaataaatttttaaacaatgcCTCCCAAGGGACTATCGCTTGcagagaaaagaagaagattaGAGGCCATTTTCCATGACTCTGTAAGTTCGTGATATGATTGTTCAAGTGCCAAAACATGATTTTTGCCCATTCGTGTCTCACTTTCCACATTGCTAAtctatgttttttttatagaaagatttttttcaactaaAGGAGGTGGAAAAGCTGGGCTCTAAAAAGCAAATCGTTTTGCAAACTGTAAAGGACGTTTTACAGTCTCTCGTTGACGACAATATCGTCAAAACGGAAAAGATTGGCACTAGCAATTACTACTGGTCTTTTCCCTCCGATGCTAAACGTTCAAGAGAGTCAGTTCTCGGATCTCTTCAAGCTCAACTTGATgatttgaaacaaaaatctaAAACTTTAGATGAAAACATTAGTTTCGAGAAATCCAAAAGGGATAACGAAGGAACCGAAAATGATGCCAATCAATACACTTTGGAACTGCTACATGCAAAAGAATCAGAACTAAAACTTCTTAAAACAcaactttcaaatttaaatcacTGTAATCCTGAAACctttgaattaaaaaatgagaataCTAAAAAGTACATGGAAGCTGCCAATTTGTGGACCGATCAAATCCATACTTTGATAGCTTTTTGTCGAGACATGGGTGCCGATACCAATCAAATTCGTGAGTATTGCAGCATTCCAGAGGATTTGGACGATCTGCAACTACCGATTTTGTGAACTTGACATGCTTCCTTAATTCAAAGAGTTGTTTTCcttattaatattttaaaattttatacattttAACAGTTACATATAAAATAGCTTACTCGACGAC
This portion of the Schizosaccharomyces pombe strain 972h- genome assembly, chromosome: I genome encodes:
- the mrf1 gene encoding peptide chain release factor — its product is MLLTKKVLWYFRHGIEYQIRSIACKKGYSEHNVSRVLIEKARSLSSEYLQFHQVNNKDQSAMTNDTDLAKRIARLRRVHNAYSKFKSLSEQISDLKQMEAQESDAEVKMMAVTEINEISNKIPKSIEDLENTLLPQADSYALPALIEIRPGVGGTEAAIFANELVEMYFQYANFKGWNCKFISKSAVQGLEAITEAIFSIEGEGAYGHLMLEGGVHRVQRTPATETKGRVHTSTASVIVLPQVSNDESSSLYDSSEVKIEVMRSRGAGGQHVNRTESAVRLTHIPTGITVSMQDSRSQHQNKEKAFLVLNSRLAALNAAKENEAERLKRKNQVTSSDRSEKLRTYNFNQNRVTDHRIGLSMHDLSTFMQGEEKFDEFLEKIRIWNREQLLLHSEIV
- the rga8 gene encoding putatiRho-type GTPase-activating protein Rga8, yielding MISSFSNGFWSKDYATGVKKLFDCLDNGVEENEQVKNLLKLYKEANEEFGEKLQEITKECLKGKKPENTEDGATSNKAFEGLRSEIANQGKQHIRIAKDLETLIIAPFSKMSIDHSQKLQTSQQVLTNQIKSYEKKYYTLKKTKSAYYNKCRNLEDYEEESKESNETTSEAITDLTTVSSPQQQSLLENDDDLIQLGFMEFRPEELKEVLAQVLQEIPLQDYRVPILGTYPNTCSGNIIVSWLQENLPVPTLVAAEAFGQDLIAQGFLRHMGVGGSFVNSTNFHYQWKDKAFQFAGLNSVDSLVENAKALPLVGEYLSDYISHRKLYSSETQSQRLKREVLDANKIYSESVVDLDKCRTLVEETIADHLQFLQKCETDRVLYYKDFFMDLSTIISNFLPSMKLLADQIVVYQEIIQPESDIRYILESAATGPFLPRVEIYEDYYNDIKDQIFGVDVEFLSHRDKKRVPIIVSTILSYLDLLYPTLASDEVRQNIWLVNSPLSSVHQLREALNHSSSVTKEVLSQYTPSVVIGVLKLYFLELPDSIVPSSAFELIRSIYMNHSNDTPYRLRLLQNLLSQLRRVNLATLSAIITHLNRLITLTPNKETFTINLANSLSLCISRPATWNLGIQHDKHPTKFMEDLLTYGPSIFEELRKLNSSKRVSDRVLYQSSATPRSTDVSPTRPDSISSVRSHTAVESPRSSFEELQPSEIPAESEFTLENVPTSLIRSSYALNTRKTRRNFSHSSASNESAAIFIDQDAKIVNEAVASRDSSLSGS
- the erg11 gene encoding sterol 14-demethylase — protein: MAFSLVSILLSIALAWYVGYIINQLTSRNSKRPPIVFHWIPFVGSAVAYGMDPYVFFRECRAKYGDVFTFVCMGRKMTAFLGVQGNDFLFNGKLADLNAEEAYSHLTTPVFGKDVVYDIPNHVFMEHKKFIKSGLGFSQFRSYVPLILNEMDAFLSTSPDFGPGKEGVADLLKTMPVMTIYTASRTLQGAEVRKGFDAGFADLYHDLDQGFSPVNFVFPWLPLPRNRRRDRAHKIMQKTYLKIIKDRRSSTENPGTDMIWTLMSCKYRDGRPLKEHEIAGMMIALLMAGQHTSAATIVWVLALLGSKPEIIEMLWEEQKRVVGENLELKFDQYKDMPLLNYVIQETLRLHPPIHSHMRKVKRDLPVPGSKIVIPANNYLLAAPGLTATEEEYFTHATDFDPKRWNDRVNEDENAEQIDYGYGLVTKGAASPYLPFGAGRHRCIGEQFAYMHLSTIISKFVHDYTWTLIGKVPNVDYSSMVALPLGPVKIAWKRRN
- the mcp7 gene encoding protein Mcp7; protein product: MPPKGLSLAEKRRRLEAIFHDSKDFFQLKEVEKLGSKKQIVLQTVKDVLQSLVDDNIVKTEKIGTSNYYWSFPSDAKRSRESVLGSLQAQLDDLKQKSKTLDENISFEKSKRDNEGTENDANQYTLELLHAKESELKLLKTQLSNLNHCNPETFELKNENTKKYMEAANLWTDQIHTLIAFCRDMGADTNQIREYCSIPEDLDDLQLPIL